The Montipora capricornis isolate CH-2021 chromosome 3, ASM3666992v2, whole genome shotgun sequence genome window below encodes:
- the LOC138042818 gene encoding serine/threonine-protein phosphatase 6 regulatory subunit 3-like, with amino-acid sequence MFWKFDLHPTSAIDTMLTREDCTLGEILDEDDVLQETKSQNRKLIDFFLRPEILEELVDLVLQSPDESKDDCVKYKHPNTACEVLTADVYAIIDKLTNNEDLLNKIWSFMEAEPPLNPLLASFFSKVMGVLISRKTSLMLEYLKSKEDFVDLIVKHLGTSAVMDLLLRLITSVESPQLRQDLLEWLNNQKLIESLVSLIDPEIDEDRSSNAAQSLCDVIRLSRDHMSQLQENADQDPLLDAVQRRETVSELLDHMLHDAQLHPDVALVNGISVLLTLLEVRKGSGEGEEPMTALDAERLAQGVSATLAALTPRLKDFHQLLVNPPPMKPMLTTVGTLDPPLGNARLQASKLIAAILATNSDTINAELANLGTLQVLWELFFKYSWNNFLHTQVEKCVTTVLNNPPTEEDGEQFTPLVDVLFKDCQVIQRILQEWDDLESETGPGNHRKGYMGHLTNVANNIVQSVEKGKNKVALETVFTDLPEKVREKWNTFVTGKLTDVNKQNLSELAGHHFQSSSDDEDDFKPMSFLHTESSLQQAFSRYQMQQITTEFMDTFGLDEEEFQDRDESITGPFDRIGDVSFSIDAHEDNPSTALFEACCNEKIQQFDDSGSDEEDIWEEKELTFSSIVEARQSALSPQGGSDSESSDSEDDLEPPGPETSDIQFQSASSPQGSPAKQAARPAAPAVAADSKMDVDPADAWSIAFEPGDVAAVDEAVSMDASDVGWGDAASATADTGWATFDSFTDIRMAPTSEQSNEVVDSPVAMETESPLSSSSQAGAAYIVQQEGSPVNQGEIRTQGLVSSTEDLGVTREPNQDNIPAESTVSSPAVDRAALYRCEGQSAFNSAPLATNDSDDDISDEESAGVRCEEVFSRLADEGTTEGELNPKSEVLPLNNVHEGKMTNTKVDNGPVELTNTEINQGLIKKSKMDQETPGSPLRELAGSQTSLVNGPV; translated from the exons ACACCCCAATACTGCTTGTGAAGTGTTAACTGCTGATGTTTATGCCATCATTGACAAATTAACAAACAATGAG GATTTACTGAATAAAATCTGGTCATTTATGGAGGCTGAGCCTCCACTTAATCCCCTACTAGCAAG tttcttcagtAAAGTTATGGGAGTTCTTATAAGTAGGAAGACATCTTTG atGTTAGAGTACCTTAAAAGTAAAGAAGATTTTGTAGACTTAATTGTCAAACACCTTGGAACATCAGCAGTCATGGATTTACTACTTCGATTGATAACAAGCGTTGAATCACCTCAACTGCGCCAAGATCTGCTTGAG TGGTTGAATAATCAAAAGCTTATTGAAAGTTTAGTCTCTCTCATTGATCCTGAAATTGATGAAGAT AGAAGTAGCAATGCTGCTCAAAGCCTTTGTGATGTGATAAGACTAAGTAGAGACCACATGTCACAACTTCAAGAAAATGCTGATCAAGATCCTTTACTAGATGCCGTTCAGAG GAGAGAAACAGTATCAGAGTTGTTGGATCACATGTTGCATGATGCTCAGCTGCATCCAGATGTTGCTCTGGTTAACGGAATCTCTGTTTTGCTCACACTCCTAGAAGTCAGGAAAGGAAG tGGCGAGGGGGAGGAACCAATGACAGCTTTGGACGCCGAAAGACTTGCGCAAG GTGTCAGTGCCACATTGGCAGCTTTGACTCCAAGGCTTAAAGACTTCCATCAGCTTCTAGTGAATCCACCGCCA ATGAAGCCAATGTTGACAACAGTAGGAACTCTAGACCCACCTCTTGGGAATGCTCGACTTCAAGCCTCGAAGCTGATTGCGGCTATATTGGCAACCAATAGTGATACAATAAATGCTGAATTAGCTAACCTAGGAACCTTACAAGTTTTATGG GAGTTATTTTTCAAGTATTCATGGAATAATTTCCTCCACACTCAAGTGGAGAAGTGTGTTACAACAGTTTTAAACAATCCCCCAACGGAGGAAGATGGAGAGCAATTCACTCCTTTAGTCGATGTT TTGTTTAAAGATTGTCAAGTTATTCAAAGAATTCTTCAGGAGTGGGATGACCTTGAATCAGAGAC AGGTCCGGGAAACCATAGGAAGGGATACATGGGTCATTTGACTAATGTTGCGAACAATATTGTGCAGAGTGTGGAGAAAGGCAAAAACAAGGTTGCTCTTGAAACTGTATTTACTG ACTTACCAGAGAAAGTTCGAGAAAAGTGGAATACGTTTGTGACAGGCAAATTGACAGATGTCAACAAACAGAACTTGTCTGAACTG GCTGGTCATCATTTTCAGTCCTCCTCAGATGATGAGGATGATTTCAAACCGATGTCATTTCTGCACACTGAGAGCTCACTGCAGCAG GCATTTTCACGCTACCAAATGCAACAGATAACAACAGAATTTATGGACACATTTGGCCTTGATGAAGAGGAATTCCAAGATCGTGATGAATCAATAAC GGGACCCTTTGACAGAATTGGTGATGTCAGCTTTTCAATAGATGCTCACGAAGATAAT CCAAGTACTGCATTGTTTGAAGCTTGTTGTAATGAAAAAATTCAACAGTTTGATGACAGTGGGAGTGATGAGGAG GATATTTGGGAAGAAAAGGAACTTACATTCTCATCCATAGTAGAAGCAAGACAGAG TGCCTTGTCCCCTCAGGGAGGAAGTGACAGTGAAAGTAGCGATAGCGAAGATGATTTAGAACCACCTGGTCCCGAGACATCTGATATCCAGTTTCAAAGCGCCAGCAGTCCCCAGGGATCACCTGCAAAACAGGCCGCTCGTCCTGCTGCTCCTGCCGTGGCTGCAGACAGTAAAATGGACGTAGATCCAGCTGATG CATGGTCAATTGCATTTGAACCTGGTGATGTGGCGGCTGTAGATGAGGCAGTCTCTATGGATGCATCAGATGTGGGATGGGGAGACGCAGCATCAGCAACAGCAGATACTGGATGGGCAACTTTTGACAGTTTTACTGATATTAGAATGGCTCCAACCAG TGAACAATCCAATGAAGTAGTAGATTCACCTGTTGCAATGGAGACAGAGAGTCCCTTATCTTCTTCTTCACAAGCAGGGGCTGCCTATA TTGTTCAACAAGAAGGAAGTCCGGTCAACCAAGGTGAAATAAG AACACAAGGTCTGGTGTCGAGCACAGAGGATCTTGGTGTTACGCGGGAGCCAAATCAAGATAATATACCTGCAGAGTCCACAGTATCTTCTCCAGCAGTGGACAGAGCAGCTCTCTACAG GTGCGAGGGTCAGTCCGCTTTTAATTCAGCACCTCTAGCGACGaatgatagtgatgatgataTCTCAGACGAGGAAAGCGCCGGAGTCAGATGTGAAGAGGTATTTTCCAG GTTGGCTGATGAAGGGACAACGGAAGGAGAGTTGAACCCCAAAAGTGAAGTACTG CCCCTGAATAATGTACACGAGGGGAAAATGACAAATACAAAGGTGGACAATGGACCGGTAGAGTTAACAAACACAGAAATCAACCAAGGGTtaataaagaaaagtaaaatggATCAAGAAACACCTGG GTCTCCTCTAAGGGAGTTGGCGGGATCTCAGACTAGCTTGGTGAATGGTCCAGTCTAG